From Oncorhynchus keta strain PuntledgeMale-10-30-2019 chromosome 8, Oket_V2, whole genome shotgun sequence:
CAGCATGAAGATGATGAAGATGGTCTTCTCTGTTGGTCGTGACATGAAACATTCTACAGTGAACGGACAGGGAGCTCTGCTGCATTCAATTTTGGGTTCCAGAATAAACCCATACAAGTAATATTGACCCACTATAAACGCTATCTCAAGCAGAATCCTGAAGAATATATTGACTGTGTAACTAGCCAGCAATTCACCTTTGATTTTGACATGACCCTTCTCATCAGAATACTTAGGCATTTTCCCCATCTCATTGCCTGCCTGACTCAGCCATTGCCTCAGTTTGTTCTCCTTGTGGATGACGTGCATGACATGTCCCAGGTACACCAACGTTGGGGTGGAGACGAAGATGATCTGAAGGACCCAGAAGCGGATGTGGGAGATGGGGAAGGCGTGGTCGTAGCACACGTTCTTACAGCCGGGCTGTTTGGTATTGCAAATCATATTAGACTGCTCATCGCCCCACACCTTCTCCGCCCCTGCTCCGAGGACCATGATCCTGAAGATAAACAGGATGGTCATCCAAACCTTTCCAATGACCGTGAAGTGCGACTGCACCTTGTCCAGCAGCGACGACAGGAATCCCCACTCTCCCATTTTTATGCTGATAGCTCTGGCTAGAAAGACgtagaaaaaaaaacataaatgtatacGCTTGGGAAAACAAAGCGAAAGGTTCAGTTACACTATTGGCAACATTCTGACAAATGATTGGTAATCTATGTTGAGAATGAATGGAAAAAATACCAGAGTGGATGAACAGAGTCTATGAGCAGTCTGTGTTACGGAGAGAAGAACACCAGCTGTTTATGGGATGGTAAGGCTATTTCTTTGAGTAAAGTAAGCTATAAAACACATTGCCTAAATGGAGAGATTCCACATGCTGTCTGTTATCAAGAGATTAAGTGTATTCTAAGTCAAAATCTGATGTATAATATTTGAGCATCAGACATTATAATTCAGTTTTTCAATAGGAAAATATAtaacgtttttttattttttatatatgcAGTACATTACAGTCAGACCCAACATTATTGGTACCCTTGATAAATGCACActctataaaataaataatacaaatgctaagctacagtatattgtaatattattttatactaatagaATTGCTCAGAGATTTTGTTTAAACaagtcatttaaaaaatgtaaaaaaagtcTAAATGACTGGCAACCCTGTGTTCAATAGCTTTCAATACCTTACCTTGCGAGGATAATGGCACCAAACATGTCCTGGTACTTGGTAAAGGGCCCAAGGACCAGTGGGAgacaaaatagccccataacatcaaagatccaccaccaacATATTTGATGTTAGGGGGCTATTTCACTTCCACTGGTCCTGAGGCCATTGTTAATAAGGTCATacgcatcatgaactttacccagtaccaggacatttaaGACCTGGTTGCCTCTGCAAAGAGGCTAAAACGGACAAAAGTgcatcttccagcaagacaataacctcaAGCAAACATCAAaatccataaagaaatggttaattgacaacaaaatcatctcagcctccggacttgaaccccgttgaaaacctgtggtttcaATTGAAGAGGGGATCCCAAAAGCacagacgaaggatatcaaggatctggattctgtatggaggaatggtctaagatacCTCCCAATGTGATCTCTAATCTAAATTTCtaaactactgtatatctctttCCCTGAGAAATTGTCATAGAATAAAATCATTTCTATATTTGTTTGAGAATACAATACAGCTCAGTATTTCATACTCCCTTTtcttgctcatctttatcaagggtgccaataatgaTGGGCCCGACTGTACATTCTGTTTTGAgtatctttattttttttttacaaattatttcG
This genomic window contains:
- the gja12.1 gene encoding gap junction protein, alpha 12.1 — protein: MGEWGFLSSLLDKVQSHFTVIGKVWMTILFIFRIMVLGAGAEKVWGDEQSNMICNTKQPGCKNVCYDHAFPISHIRFWVLQIIFVSTPTLVYLGHVMHVIHKENKLRQWLSQAGNEMGKMPKYSDEKGHVKIKGELLASYTVNIFFRILLEIAFIVGQYYLYGFILEPKIECSRAPCPFTVECFMSRPTEKTIFIIFMLVVACVSLLLNVVEIFYLICSKCGSGSRRRAQKVPAIAMHSCLDGGSTA